In Gimesia benthica, a single window of DNA contains:
- a CDS encoding WD40 repeat domain-containing protein — translation MPVIFSLAAETQADQKELTGSHVPSLEVPDDPNGNADVISDLAFSPDSKILAVAYGRFRGLLRKPSPGMAIVWDIKSGKRLATFDSFKDGVSSVVFSGDGKYLAAGGYDGSLQIWHVTDWSRQISVNFNSESVTALDFSPNNASLAVGTMLWAEDSRKPNLHLYQVSTGREIKSLRCPAESVIGVDFLPDGKLLALANGNKVTFLDIEKLLDQE, via the coding sequence ATGCCGGTAATATTTTCTCTGGCTGCTGAGACACAGGCTGATCAGAAAGAATTAACGGGCAGTCATGTGCCGAGTCTGGAAGTTCCTGATGATCCTAATGGGAATGCCGATGTCATCAGTGATCTCGCATTCTCACCAGACAGTAAAATCCTGGCTGTGGCTTATGGCAGATTTCGCGGATTATTACGGAAACCTTCACCTGGTATGGCGATTGTCTGGGATATCAAGAGTGGCAAACGATTGGCGACATTTGACAGCTTTAAAGATGGAGTCAGCAGCGTAGTATTTTCGGGCGATGGCAAATATCTGGCAGCGGGTGGCTATGATGGCAGCTTGCAGATCTGGCATGTTACTGACTGGTCGCGCCAGATATCGGTCAATTTCAATTCTGAGTCAGTGACTGCTCTCGATTTCTCTCCGAATAATGCGTCTCTGGCAGTGGGGACGATGTTGTGGGCAGAGGATTCTCGCAAACCCAATCTGCATCTCTATCAGGTATCGACAGGACGGGAAATAAAAAGTCTACGGTGCCCTGCGGAATCTGTGATCGGTGTCGATTTCTTACCCGATGGAAAGTTGCTGGCCCTGGCGAATGGAAATAAGGTGACTTTTCTGGACATCGAGAAACTATTGGATCAGGAATAA
- a CDS encoding M20 family metallopeptidase — translation MDALKYTQELVGFESTSCYSNVEVTDYVEAELKKLGFEIERLEYTDAKGVRKANVIGRRGFGPGGMAYFAHTDVVPADPWFTDEFGPFTPTIQGDKLYGRGSCDMKGSIACMLAAAKRYVDQDLKHPLYITCTADEEVGYHGAKNVAEHSQIYREMAAGEAHGIIGEPTMLEVVYAHKGTYGFQAISHGRAAHSSLDTGINANLAMIPFLVEMKKLYEECMTDPRWQNDEFNPPTNGWNIGINDKTAAVNITPPQSICTVYFRPMPGQEPDELVARAREAAEKCGIEFQFKCGGSPVYTDPNSTIVKEVLKIAGKDQAKTVSYGTDGSQFPEMKNLVVFGPGDIGQAHTHDEFIALEQLEQGTEKFAALIENWCC, via the coding sequence ATGGATGCCCTGAAATACACGCAGGAACTGGTCGGCTTTGAATCCACCAGCTGCTACTCAAACGTCGAAGTCACCGATTACGTCGAAGCCGAGCTCAAAAAACTGGGCTTCGAAATCGAGCGCCTCGAATACACGGATGCCAAAGGCGTACGCAAAGCCAACGTCATCGGTCGTCGCGGTTTCGGCCCCGGAGGCATGGCCTACTTCGCCCACACCGATGTGGTTCCCGCAGATCCCTGGTTCACCGACGAGTTTGGTCCGTTTACCCCCACCATCCAGGGAGACAAACTCTATGGCCGCGGTTCCTGCGATATGAAAGGGTCTATCGCCTGTATGCTGGCGGCCGCCAAACGCTACGTCGACCAGGACCTGAAACACCCGCTCTACATCACCTGTACCGCAGACGAAGAAGTCGGCTATCACGGTGCTAAGAACGTAGCGGAACACTCCCAAATCTATCGAGAGATGGCAGCAGGCGAAGCCCACGGCATCATCGGCGAACCGACCATGCTTGAAGTGGTCTACGCGCATAAGGGAACCTACGGTTTCCAGGCCATCTCCCACGGCCGGGCCGCACACTCCAGCCTCGATACCGGCATCAACGCGAACCTCGCTATGATCCCGTTCCTCGTCGAAATGAAAAAACTGTACGAGGAATGCATGACCGATCCCCGCTGGCAGAATGACGAATTCAACCCGCCTACCAATGGCTGGAACATCGGTATCAACGACAAAACGGCTGCCGTCAACATCACACCCCCGCAGAGTATCTGCACCGTTTACTTCCGCCCCATGCCGGGACAGGAGCCGGACGAACTGGTCGCCCGCGCCCGCGAAGCTGCTGAAAAGTGTGGTATCGAATTCCAGTTCAAATGCGGAGGCAGCCCGGTTTACACCGATCCGAATTCGACTATCGTCAAAGAAGTCCTGAAGATTGCCGGTAAAGATCAGGCGAAAACAGTCTCATACGGCACCGACGGCAGCCAGTTTCCCGAGATGAAAAACCTGGTCGTCTTCGGCCCCGGAGACATCGGCCAGGCACATACACACGATGAATTCATCGCCCTCGAACAGCTGGAGCAGGGGACCGAGAAATTCGCGGCCCTCATTGAGAACTGGTGCTGCTGA
- a CDS encoding neutral/alkaline non-lysosomal ceramidase N-terminal domain-containing protein produces the protein MVACGLKFLSVVLCVCCLSGGALRAADAGYAYGFAKTEITPEVPLRLSGYGNRDMVYENVDEPLYVRAIAIRSPEKKVCALVSLDSIGFAGTFTDRIAKTVKEKYGLDRDQLVICSTHSHTAPHPVEGLSNIFSTPLTEAQRNASQKYWTQVEARIVKTVGTAIEDLKPGTMALVTGEVGFAQNRRVLKNGKWTGFGVNPEGPVDHSLPVLKVTDGNGRLRGLVFNYACHCTTFGSDYNCLNGDWAGYAARYIEEQQGEIVAVCTIGCGADQNPIRGKKDVAKDLAIGHGRAIAVEVARLLKQETQPITAPLGTAYGKADLPFEPPSKQELETALDHQRPQVRQHAANMLKHFEKDGKLPTSYPAPVQVWKFGRQFTMVFLGGEVVVDYALRLKRELKSDAVWVTAYANDVFGYVASERMRDEGGYEVDFSMIYYNQPGRWAKGTEDILIKRIQELVQQAE, from the coding sequence ATGGTTGCCTGTGGTTTGAAATTTCTGTCTGTCGTGTTGTGTGTCTGCTGCCTGAGTGGTGGCGCGCTCCGTGCTGCGGACGCCGGTTATGCTTATGGTTTCGCGAAAACCGAAATCACCCCCGAGGTCCCGTTACGGCTCTCCGGGTACGGCAACCGGGATATGGTTTACGAGAACGTGGATGAGCCCCTGTATGTGCGGGCGATCGCGATTCGATCGCCTGAGAAAAAGGTCTGTGCGCTGGTCTCGCTCGATTCCATCGGCTTCGCCGGCACGTTTACCGACCGGATTGCGAAGACGGTCAAAGAGAAGTATGGACTGGACCGCGATCAACTGGTGATCTGCAGCACGCATTCCCATACCGCCCCGCATCCGGTGGAGGGCTTGTCGAATATCTTCTCTACGCCGCTGACCGAGGCGCAGCGGAATGCATCACAGAAATACTGGACCCAGGTCGAAGCGCGGATTGTAAAGACCGTCGGCACTGCGATTGAAGATCTCAAGCCGGGAACGATGGCGCTGGTCACCGGTGAAGTCGGCTTTGCCCAGAACCGGCGGGTGCTGAAGAACGGCAAGTGGACCGGGTTCGGCGTCAATCCGGAGGGGCCCGTCGATCACAGTCTGCCGGTATTGAAGGTGACTGATGGCAACGGCCGACTGCGGGGGCTGGTATTTAACTATGCCTGTCACTGCACCACGTTCGGCAGCGATTACAATTGTCTTAATGGCGACTGGGCCGGCTATGCCGCCCGTTATATTGAGGAGCAACAGGGGGAGATTGTCGCCGTCTGTACGATCGGTTGTGGAGCCGATCAGAACCCGATCCGGGGTAAGAAGGATGTGGCGAAGGATCTGGCCATTGGTCATGGCCGGGCGATCGCGGTGGAAGTCGCCCGACTGCTGAAACAAGAGACGCAACCCATTACGGCCCCGCTGGGAACCGCATATGGCAAGGCGGATCTGCCTTTTGAGCCCCCTTCAAAACAGGAACTGGAAACGGCCCTCGATCATCAGCGGCCGCAGGTCAGACAGCACGCGGCTAACATGCTCAAGCACTTTGAGAAAGACGGAAAATTGCCGACGAGCTACCCTGCTCCCGTGCAGGTCTGGAAGTTTGGTCGACAATTCACGATGGTCTTCCTGGGAGGCGAAGTGGTGGTGGACTACGCGTTGCGGCTCAAGCGGGAACTCAAAAGTGATGCCGTCTGGGTGACTGCTTACGCCAACGACGTGTTTGGCTACGTCGCATCAGAGCGGATGCGGGATGAAGGTGGCTACGAGGTTGATTTCTCGATGATCTACTACAATCAGCCGGGCCGCTGGGCGAAAGGAACCGAAGATATTCTGATCAAGCGCATTCAAGAACTGGTGCAGCAGGCAGAGTGA
- a CDS encoding dienelactone hydrolase family protein: MPPADFKQKLLAGLGGDWPAPPDLNVKHRETIQRDGFRIESLTYEAEAGDPIPAMLLIPDMVSPAHPAPAVAVWHQHAGQYHLGKSEPAGLAGNPMHHTGAALAKEGYVVLCPDALCFEERQDPTGKLKAGNYERFEFLRYVVDGKCMAWKNILDMQRAIDFLQSRPEVIDEKIGCYGHSMGSTHTWLIGPWEPRIKCLVGNCCLPTYKGIHREHMLHCFPNFIPGIYEFGDTPDIAALIAPRPLHMNFGELDGGSPIDEVRRGVKIIANNYAAMNAETNFSYYIEEGAGHVLSPVMWDKTRSHFERHLKS, from the coding sequence ATGCCCCCCGCCGATTTTAAACAAAAACTGTTAGCAGGCTTGGGCGGTGACTGGCCCGCGCCGCCGGACCTCAACGTCAAACACCGCGAAACCATCCAGCGGGACGGCTTTCGCATTGAATCGTTGACCTACGAAGCCGAGGCCGGCGATCCGATTCCCGCCATGCTGCTGATTCCCGATATGGTCTCGCCCGCACATCCCGCTCCCGCCGTCGCGGTCTGGCACCAGCACGCCGGTCAGTACCATCTCGGCAAAAGCGAACCGGCGGGACTGGCCGGAAACCCGATGCACCACACCGGTGCCGCCCTCGCGAAAGAAGGTTACGTGGTCCTCTGTCCGGATGCGCTCTGCTTCGAAGAACGCCAGGACCCGACCGGCAAACTCAAAGCAGGGAACTATGAACGCTTTGAATTCCTGCGTTACGTCGTCGACGGCAAATGCATGGCCTGGAAAAACATTCTCGACATGCAGCGCGCCATCGATTTTCTGCAGAGTCGCCCCGAAGTCATCGATGAAAAAATCGGCTGTTACGGACACTCGATGGGTTCCACACACACCTGGCTCATCGGTCCCTGGGAACCCCGCATCAAATGCCTGGTGGGCAACTGCTGCCTGCCCACCTACAAAGGCATTCACCGCGAACACATGCTGCACTGTTTCCCGAATTTTATCCCGGGTATCTACGAATTTGGCGACACGCCCGACATCGCCGCCCTCATCGCCCCGCGTCCATTGCACATGAATTTCGGCGAGCTGGATGGAGGCAGCCCCATCGATGAAGTCCGCCGCGGTGTCAAAATAATTGCAAACAACTACGCTGCCATGAATGCAGAAACAAACTTTAGTTATTATATTGAAGAGGGGGCCGGCCACGTGCTGTCCCCCGTGATGTGGGATAAAACACGGTCCCACTTCGAGCGCCACCTGAAGTCTTAA
- a CDS encoding DUF1559 domain-containing protein yields the protein MLYRHPTRKGFTLIELLVVIAIIAILIALLLPAVQQAREAARRSSCKNNLKQIGIAMHNYNDVHSTLPPGYLDDDPTANVTNHNLLGWGTFILPYIEQSALYNSIVEVGGVDNNWTTIPEMTTGSATVTTPYSKVVLTTYICPSDPMGGLNTDVGGYGKSNYTGVAGNTYRSSGSTKPTGSFYDNSSVRFRDYRDGLSNTIIIGERGTEGAKNGTIWIGNYSDAAYYTQNAIATNSAYYGINGTAGSWNFTSSHTGGCHFLLGDGAVRFLSENIDLNTYRDLGFIADGNPVELP from the coding sequence GTGTTGTATCGTCACCCGACCCGTAAAGGATTTACCCTCATTGAACTGCTGGTGGTCATTGCCATCATCGCCATTCTCATCGCACTGCTGCTCCCTGCAGTCCAGCAGGCTCGCGAAGCCGCCCGCCGCAGTTCCTGCAAGAACAACCTCAAACAGATAGGTATCGCGATGCACAACTACAACGACGTGCATTCCACGCTCCCGCCCGGCTATCTCGATGACGATCCCACTGCCAACGTCACCAACCACAACCTGCTCGGCTGGGGCACCTTCATTCTCCCTTACATCGAGCAGAGTGCACTCTACAACTCCATCGTGGAAGTCGGCGGCGTCGATAACAACTGGACCACCATTCCCGAAATGACCACCGGCTCTGCAACGGTGACCACTCCTTATTCCAAAGTTGTACTGACAACCTACATCTGTCCCTCCGATCCCATGGGCGGCCTGAATACTGATGTCGGCGGCTACGGAAAATCCAACTACACCGGCGTCGCAGGCAACACCTATCGCAGCTCGGGATCGACGAAACCGACTGGATCGTTCTATGACAATTCCAGCGTCCGCTTCCGAGACTACCGTGACGGTTTGAGTAACACCATCATCATCGGCGAGCGGGGGACAGAAGGCGCCAAGAACGGCACAATCTGGATCGGCAACTACTCTGACGCCGCGTATTACACGCAAAACGCTATCGCCACGAACAGCGCCTACTACGGCATCAACGGCACCGCCGGCTCCTGGAACTTCACCAGTTCCCACACAGGCGGCTGTCACTTCCTGCTGGGCGACGGCGCGGTCCGCTTCCTCAGTGAAAATATCGACCTCAATACCTACCGTGATCTGGGCTTCATCGCAGACGGCAACCCCGTCGAACTGCCTTAA